Below is a window of Mucilaginibacter ginkgonis DNA.
GCCGATTAGCTAGCCTATCATAAACATCCTTGCGCCACCAGCTTGGGTGCCTGAACTCTAGCACGTTGTCAAATGCCGAATCCAATTGATCGAGCACCCGTTGCAGACGGTCTTCGGCATAAATAAAACGTGGCGGGAACTGGAACAATACCGGGCCGAGTTTATCGCCTAGCCCTTCGCGGATGGTTGCATAAAAGCTTGTGAGCATATCCGTAGTATTGTCGAACTGCTTGAAGTGGGTGATCGCTTTTGGCGCCTTTACAGAAAACTTGAAGTCCGCAGGACAATCGGCGTACCATTTCTTTAAAAACTCAACTCTTGGAAAACGGTAAAAAGTAACGTTAAGTTCAAGTGTACGAAAATGATCTGCATAAAATTCAAACCACTTGCGTTGCGGAATATCTTCGGGATAGAAAGTGCCCTTCCAATGCTTATAGTGAAAACCCGAACATCCGATATGCCACCTCATTACAATAATTTTTTAGTCTAACATGGCATTCAAGAAATCGGTTCTAAACATTAACTACTTTTGTAAAACTTTTAAGTGTAAAGAACCAGTCGGCGTATGCTATGTTGTATCTGATGTCATACATATTATTTAAAATGGAACAACAAAATAACAACCCGGTGTGGTTTATCACCGGTTGCTCTACCGGCTTTGGCCGCGAACTAGTAAAACTGGTCCTTAACCGTGGATGGAACGCGGTGATCACCGCCCGGGATACAGAAAAGGTAAACGAGCTTGCAGACGGGTACGCAGAAAATGCCCTCGTGCTGCCTTTGGATGTTACCGACAAAGGGCAGGTTAAATCTGCAATTGAACAGGCGCAGCAAAAATTTGGTAAAATAGATGTGCTGGTAAACAATGCAGGCTACGGATATTTTACCAGCATTGAGGAGGGCGAAGAAGATAAGATCAGGGCGCAATTTGAGACTAACGTTTTCGGACTCATAAATGTTACCCAGCAGGTGTTACCCATGATGCGCAAGCAGCGCAGCGGCCACATCGTAAATATATCTTCAATCGGTGGTTTGCGTGCCTTCACGGCCACAGGTTATTACCACGCGACCAAATTCGCGGTTGAGGGATTTTCAGAATCCTTATCGCAAGAAGTTGCGTCTCTGGGC
It encodes the following:
- a CDS encoding DUF72 domain-containing protein produces the protein MRWHIGCSGFHYKHWKGTFYPEDIPQRKWFEFYADHFRTLELNVTFYRFPRVEFLKKWYADCPADFKFSVKAPKAITHFKQFDNTTDMLTSFYATIREGLGDKLGPVLFQFPPRFIYAEDRLQRVLDQLDSAFDNVLEFRHPSWWRKDVYDRLANRQVSFCGMSHPDLPQDVIVNTDVVYYRFHGVPNLYSSSYTDDELSAVVQRVKQNLKIKSAWFYFNNDAAVAAIPNAQKMMELAVEK
- a CDS encoding oxidoreductase; this translates as MEQQNNNPVWFITGCSTGFGRELVKLVLNRGWNAVITARDTEKVNELADGYAENALVLPLDVTDKGQVKSAIEQAQQKFGKIDVLVNNAGYGYFTSIEEGEEDKIRAQFETNVFGLINVTQQVLPMMRKQRSGHIVNISSIGGLRAFTATGYYHATKFAVEGFSESLSQEVASLGIKVLIVEPGPFRTDWAGRSTSRTETKLDDYKEAVGKRMDQSLAGSGKQVGDPVRGCEAIIKAVENPDQPLRLLLGEMAYNMAKEKVNTLTKNFDDCKELSISADFPPNER